The nucleotide sequence aacctagagagagagagcagactgccctactggttacctagagagagagcagactgccctactggttacctagagagagagagcagactgccctactggttacctagagagagagagcagactgccctACTGGTTACCTAGAGAGAGAGCAGCCTGCCCTACTGGTTACCaagagagagcagactgccctACTGGTTACCTAGTTACCAGACTGCCCTACTGGTTACCTAGTTACCAGACAACCCTACTggttacctagagagagagagcagactgccctactggtaacctagagagagagagcagactgccctactggttacctagagagagagcagactgccctactggttacctagagagagagagcagactgccctactggttacctagagagagagagcagactgccctactggttacctagagagagagagcagactgccctACTGGTTACCTAGTTACCAGACAACCCTACTGGTtacctagagagagagcagactgccctACTGGTTACCTAGTTACCAGACAACCCTACTGGTtacctagagagagagcagactgccctACTGGTTACCTAGTTACCAGACTGCCCTACTGGTTACCTAGTTACCAGACTACCCTACTGGTTACCAGACTGCCCTACTGGTTACCTAGTTACCAGACTGCCCTACTGGTTACCTAGTTACCAGACTGCCCTACTGGTTACCTAGTTACCAGACTGCCCTACTGGTTACCTAGTTACCAGACTACCCTACTGGTTacctagagagagcagactgccctactggttacctagagagagagagactgccctactagtaacctagagagagagcagCCTGCCCTACTGGTTACCaagagagagcagactgccctACTGGTTACCTAGTTACCAGACTGCCCTACTGGTTACCTAGTTACCAGACAACCCTACTGGTtacctagagagagagcagactgccctACTGGTTACCTAGTTACCAGACTTCCCTACTGGTTACCTAGTTACCAGACTGCCCTACTGGTTACCTAGTTACCAGACTGCCCTACTGGTtacctagagagagagcagactgccctACTGGTTACCTAGTTACCAGACTGCCCTACTGGTTACCTAGTTACCAGACAACCCTACTGGTtacctagagagagagcagactgccctACTGGTTACCTAGTTACCAGACTGCCCTACTGGTTACCTAGTTACCAGACTACCCTACTGGTTACCTAGTTACCAGACTGCCCTACTGTTTACCTAGTTACCAGACTGCCCTACTGGTTACCTAGTTACCAGACTGCCCTACTGGTTACCTAGTTACCAGACTGCCCTACTGGTTACCTAGTTACCAGACTACCCTACTGGTTacctagagagagcagactgccctactggttacctagagagagagagactgccctactagtaacctagagagagagcagCCTGCCCTACTGGTTACCaagagagagcagactgccctACTGGTTACCTAGTTACCAGACTGCCCTACTGGTTACCTAGTTACCAGACAACCCTACTGGTtacctagagagagagcagactgccctACTGGTTACCTAGTTACCAGACTTCCCTACTGGTTACCTAGTTACCAGACTGCCCTACTGGTTACCTAGTTACCAGACTGCCCTACTGGTTATCTAGTTACCAGACTGCCCTACTGGTTACCTAGTTACCAGACAACCCTACTGGTtacctagagagagagcagactgccctACTGGTTACCTAGTTACCAGACTGCCCTACTGGTTACCTAGTTACCAGACTGCCCTACTGGTTACCTAGTTACCAGACTACCCTACTGGTTACCTAGTTACCAGACTGCCCTACTGGTTACCTAGTTACCAGACTGCCCTACTGGTTACCTAGTTACCAGACTGCCCTACTGGTTACCTAGTTACCAGACTACCCTACTGGTTacctagagagagcagactgccctACTGGTTACCTAGTTACCAGACTGCCCAATATAATGGATCTGATTTACCTGAGAAAAGACACACTTACAAAGAGAGAAAACACAACAacggtgtttaaaaaaaatgcaatttgtattaaaagtatttttaaaacagacagacagctgttaAAAGGCTGGTCTGAAATTAAACGTACAATCGGGTTAGACTTTAATGGTACATCGCATTTTCTTTTtcaaataaagacaaaacatagaatTCCTTTCATTTAAATGGTCTGGAAGAAGTGTTTGGTGGGTAAAAGTTTCCAGTACCTGTGTATTTCAATCTAAGAGCAACAATAACAAAACAATCTTAGTTTTCAAAAGGTCCCCCCCAAAAAACCCTAAATAGAAGACAACCACCATTCCTTTATCAAAAGCCTTGTTGTTACATTGTTTCTTCTTCATCCCCAAAGATCCCGTCCAACGGTCGTGGGAGTCGGGTGGCGACCCTCTGAGGTTGGCACTAAATTTGAACAGCTGTTTTGGAAAGGCACTCGATGCGAGGGCGGTGGGGGTCGCCAGTCTGTCCGTCAATAACGTTGTGTCCTCTCGCGCATGTTGAAGGAGGAGGGGGGAACAAAAACAAAAACGGGTGGCACTCATCATAACACTCCACAAAAGTTGTGTCCAATTCTAACCTCACTGACTCACTGAAAAACATATTTCGTGTGCTGTGGTCACAGAACATAACTCCATGAGGgagaaatgtcaaaataatacaACTAATATGCAGCAATGAACAAAATATGCTTTTCTAGTCATATCCTCTTTACATAAAAGGAATATCCATCGCGTTTCAGGTCCCAGTCTCGACGTCTCTGCCGTTGGGGATAAGTTCCAGCTGGGAGCGCAAGCTGAGACAGGGGTCGCTAACTCAGCTGAAGCTGTTGACATCAATGGTGTACATTGAGTTTGCTGCAACGATACTCCAGCCGAACGGAATTCCTGAAGAGTGGCCCTCACCCTCCCTGCTTACCCTCATCCCTCAAGGAATTCCTGAAGAGTGGCCCTCACCCTCCCTGCTTACCCTCCTCCCTCACGGAATTCCTGAAGAGTGGCCCTCACCCTCCCTGCTTACCCTCATCCCTCAAGGAATTCCTGAAGAGTGGCCCTCACCCTCCCTGCTTACTACCCTCCTCCCTCACGGAATTCCTGAAGAGTGGCCCTCACCCTCCCTGCTTACCCTCATCCCTCAAGGAATTCCTGAAGAGTGGCCCTCACCCTCCCTGCTTACCCTCCTCCCTCACGGAATTCCTTAACTCAGTCCAAGGTGAGCCACGAAGAACAATTCAACAGTACAGACTACCTGCAACACACCTCCAAAGAAAAAACAGATATGGTGAACTAAAAACGTCAGCTTACATTGAACATTTCAACATAGCACCGGGCTAAACCCTATTCCAAGGATGCAAGGTGCCCGTTGTTTGAAATTGTAGCCATTTTCCCAGAACATTCAAGTACTCTGCCATGTAAACACTGGTACAGATGAGATTTCTGTCTTTTCTACGCCTGTGCAACACATTGGATGACGCTTTCCAATACTAACGATGACAGTTAACACCAAAGTATTGTTCAAAATGTGTCCGTTTTTGTCTTCAAGCAAAACTTATTAGTTTCCTCGATTCTTGTTTATTTTAAGTTTAGATTAATATTAGGAAGGGCTCACTCACCATTTGCAAATTTAAGAAATGTGAAAACATTTAACTTAGATTATCCTTTTAAAGAATAACACAAGACGAGCAGCACTGGTCGTTTCTACCTGGTGCTGAAGAATAGTTCATCTGTCTGACAATCTCTGCAAACAGTTCGTCCACCGAGCCTTTATTTTTGGCTGAAGTTTCCATAAACGGGCAATTCCACTCATCCGCCAGCGCTTTCCCCTCCCCGGCCGAgacctccctctcgccctccagGTCCACTTTATTCCCGACCAGAATCATCGGCACCCTCTCGTACCGTTTCACCCGAATGATCTGATCCCTCATTGGTTTGATGTCTTGGAAGCTTTGTTGGTTGACCAAGCTGTAGACTAGGATGAAGCCCTGCCCGTTTTTGATGTACAGGTCTCTCATGGAGGCAAACTGCTCGGTCCCCGCCGTGTCCAGTATCTCCAGAACCGAAGGCGACGAGTCCACCTCGATCTCCTTTCGGTAGAAATCCTCTATCGTGGGATCATATTTCTCTATAAAGGATCCCGTTACGAATTGCACAGTCAATGCGGATTTTCCAACCCCGCCAGATCCGAGAACCACTACTTTGTATTCTCTCATGGTTCTGAAAAAAaagtcccctctcttcctctccgtcaGCAAGCAGCCCTGCTGTGTTTCAAACTGCAAGCAGCGACGCCGTTGTGCCTCCGGTCGTAGTTTTCGTCCCAAATCCACAAGTTCGAGGACTAGGCGTGCACGTTCGGGTGAGAGTAGGTTCAGTTCAGACCGTAACCCAACATTAGAAATGTGACATGTTGAGCTCCACCGGTTTCTGAAGCTTGCCCAAAGTCTGTTCTTTGAGTTGCCACCGTGCGCTCTCTTCCTGCCCACACTCCACAGTACGTAGCCAACGTCTTTACGTCATAAACTAAAGAGTCGGCTGCTACGTTTAATTAAAGGCGCAGACACACACCCTGGCCACTGACAGGAGTCGGCTACAGGAAACGGACACACCTTTGGCTTGGATGGTTAAAGCTAGAGTCATACCGATTGACTCATGGCATTTTTTTTAGGCCTATGTTTACACACCTCAATCGGACATGGATGTATGCTTAACCTTGTTTTATTTCATAGAGAATAAACAACACTGAGTTGATAAGCTCTCTTGTAGGCTATGGCATGTTGTTTTCAACCATCCAATGCTGTCGGGTGATATAGCCTGCCTCGGCCGGcattttctgagctaaactgaccaagttgcagctccaacaacaacacataaaacATAATTCTGCCCCAACAATGTCAATTTCACTCAACCATTGGCAAATGGTCTTTTTAGTTGAGTGCTGACGCCACCTTGTGAGAAGCAGTGGTCACTTTGTCAAAGgcgcaaaatgttttgcttgtccgTTCCCAGTGCGCCTCTCTGGGGTGCTGTTGGAGAGACGCATGGCTGCTGTGCTCCACCAACGTTCTGTCAAGAAGATCATCGAACATAAATCATTTATCCGATTTAGGAAATGGTAGAAAGAGTGTGTCCTGTTCTGTAGTCTACAGGCTGGATGAGACAgacacttttttatttttattttttacttcatgCAGGTTTCTCCGGTCAAAAAGACTCATCTAAAATGGCGCAATATCAACAAAAAAAACGAGCTGTCATGTTAACAAACAACATATCCTAAAAACAGGATAGGTCAAAATgaaatggacaatatggaatggaccAATCACAACGGTTGTCCAGGAGTTTCCCCCCATTGTTGTGatcagtggtttcaagtttgtatGCGTCAATTTTTTTGACAAGGTGATGATAGTGAAAAAAAGAAAATAGTACTGCATTTCTCGCTGTGTAAAAACCTTATAGACTCACGATAACCCCTGATAAAGTTTGGTAACTGATATTCAGAGCTTAAATAGCCAAATTGATTAGTCACAGGACTAATCCAATGCAACAAACAGTGGGCATACAACACGGATGGGAATTCGTACAATTCCATTGCTGGCGAGACTACACCCCAGTTAGCATGGACCAACACCAACGCCTTTTGGACGTCTTTTTTTGGTGCAGTCCGGACCGGCCTTGATTTCAACATTGGTAAAAATAAGTATTTTCAACTTTCATTTAGAACCCGAAAATGAACCTTCTGAAAAACTTCctgtaaaatatgtattttaaacATAGGGAAAAAACATTTTCACCTTTCATTCACAACCTAAATTGAACCTAACTTCAACGTCTGGAAAATACGTCTTTTTGACGTCTTTTCAACGTCATTTTGCTTACTGGGACTTATTCTAGTTTAGCTGGGACAGGATTTTTTTTGTCTCTCCAAGGGCGACAGAACGCAAGGACCGGCCCAGCCTACAGTGGATATTAAACAGGAGAAGGGACTACGGGTTCATCTGGGATTAAATGTAATACATATCAGAGTTTGTTGACATTAACGAGGGAGTGACTCACTCACACGTCTTTTTTTCAGACACAAAACATAACAGCGTTGCAACAGGGGTCATCATATTAAGGAATTTAAACCAACTTGACACTATTGATTGTTTTTCTGGCCTCATCTATTGTTTGAGAATATGTTATAGAATACAACCACTTTATTTACCCCTTTGGGCAAGTCATTTCAGTTCGGACTTGGTGTTACCTATGTGGGAAGTCTTAAGGTTTAGGCCATGTTACCATTGAGCTGACTGGAACCAGCCTTATGTGATACACAAGGAGCATAGACGGAggacacaagtgtgtgtgtgtgtgtgcgcactatATCAGGGTGCTGTCAGTTGTCACAATATTGCCTGTctggaattacccagggttaCTTCTGTTAGGGAAACTCCAGAgagtctctgtcactgtctctctgtctgtctctctctctccttccctccccttttaccccccccccccgctctctctctctctctctctccctctttccaattcaatttcaatttaaaggCTTAATTGTCATGAAAaacgtatgtttacattgccaaaggaaGTGAAATAgatgataaacaaaagtgaaataaacaatgcaaattgtacagtaaacattacattccTAAAAGTTCCAGAAGAATAAACACATCATATTATgtttatacagtgttgtaacgatgttcaagtagttaaagtacaaaagggaaattaaataaacataaaaatagcttatatttacaatggtgtttgttcttcactggttgcccttttctcgcggCAACAGGTCactaatcttgctgctgtgatggcacactgtggaatttcacccagtagatatgggagtttatcaaaactggatttgttttcgaattctttgtggatctgtgtaatctgagggaaatatgtgtctctaatatggtcctaCATTTGTCAGCTCAGTTtccattttgtgggcagtgtgcacacttcggcagcctttctcaatagcaaggctacgctcactgagtctgtacacagTCAacgatttccttaattttgggtcagtcacagtgatcaggtattctgccactgtgtactctctgtttagggccaaatatcattctggtttgctctgttttttttgttaattctttccaatgtgtcaagtaattatctctgttttctcatgatttggttgggtctaattgtgttgctgtccttgtATTGGACCAGGTtgattaggggactcttctccaggttaatttctctgtaggtgatggctttgtcttggaaggtttgggaatcacttccttttaggtggttgtagaatttaacagctttttttgttgattttgatcattagcgagtatcggcctaattctgctctgcatgcattatttggtgttttatggtgtacacagaggatgtttggtgtttctccttccttccctctctctccttccttccttccttccttccttccttccttccttcttctctctctcgccctctcccacaccctctctctcgctttctcccgcacccgctctctctcgctctctctctctctctcgccctctcgccctctcgccctctctctctctctctctcgccctctcgccctctcgccctctctctctctctctctctcccgcaccctctctctctcgccctctcccgcaccctctctctctcgctctctctctctctctcccgcaccctctctctctctcccgcactgtatctctctttctccctctccctctctctctgtctacattgGGGTGATCATCAGTGTGTAACCAATGGCAGTGCAGTATAGCGTGTTTATGATTAGACCTCAGTGTGACCTCATCGCCTCGTCACCTCGTCACCAGACTGAATGAGGAAACGGACTCGGTCAGATCAATAGGTTTTTAATCACACCACACAGCAGTTGATCTCAGGACTCAGTTGTTATAAAACATGGCAGGTGGAATTTGGTTTACAGACAGgggtggaaaaagtacacaattgtAAAATACAACTACAACAAATACAAccagtaaaatacaacttgagtaaaagtaaaaactATATTTGGtgttaaatatatttaagtatcaaaagtaaatgtaatttctaaaCTATATGTAAAAATCAAAAggaaaagtataaatcattaaaTCCCTTATATTtaatgtacggatagccaggggcacaatccaacactcagacataatttacaaactaagaatttgtgtttagtgagtctgctagatcagaggcagtagggatgaccattgATGTTCTCTTGAGAAGTGCGTGAATTAGAAAACGTTCCTGTCATGCATTCAGAATGTAACGAGtaattttgggtgtcagggaaaatgtacggaGTAAAAAAGTACCCCAGCCCAGACGTGTATAACCACTAGTCACTGAGCTAACCAAGCCCATACGTGTTTAACTGCAGGTCACTGACCTACCCCAGCCCAGACGTGTTTAACTGCTGGTCACTGAGCTACCCCAGCCCAGACGTGTTTAACTGCAGGTCACTGAGCTACCCCAGCCCAGACGTGTTTAACTGCTGGACACTGAGCTACCCCAGCCCAGACGTGTTTAACTGCAGGTCACTGAGCTACCCCAGCCCAGACGTGTATAACTGCTGGTCACTGAGCTACCCCAGCCCAGGCGTGTTTAACTGCTGGTCACTGAGCTACCTCAGCCCAGACGTGTATAGTCACTGAGCTACCCCAGCCCAGACGTGTTTAACTGCTGGTCACTGAGCTACCCCAGCCCAAATGTGTATAGTCACTGAGCTACCCCAGCCCAGATGTGTTTAACCACTAGTCTCTGAGCTACCCCAGCCCAGATGTGTTTTACTGCTGGTCACTGAGCTACTCCAGCCCAGGCGTGTTTAACAGCTGGTCACTGAGCTACTCCAGCCCAGGCGTGTTTAACAGCTGGTCACTGAGCTACTCCAGCCCAGGCGTGTTTAACAGCTGGTCACTGAGCTACTCCAGCCCAGGCGTGTTTAACAGCTGGTCACTGAGCTACCCCAGCCCAGTCGTGTTTAACTGCTGGTCACTGAGCTACCCCAGCCCAGACGTGTTTTAACTGCTGGTCTTTTGTTCCAGCTGATCAGTTGCTGCTGAAACACAACAGGTCATGGCCATTAT is from Oncorhynchus gorbuscha isolate QuinsamMale2020 ecotype Even-year linkage group LG19, OgorEven_v1.0, whole genome shotgun sequence and encodes:
- the LOC124006225 gene encoding ras-related protein Rap-2b-like, which codes for MREYKVVVLGSGGVGKSALTVQFVTGSFIEKYDPTIEDFYRKEIEVDSSPSVLEILDTAGTEQFASMRDLYIKNGQGFILVYSLVNQQSFQDIKPMRDQIIRVKRYERVPMILVGNKVDLEGEREVSAGEGKALADEWNCPFMETSAKNKGSVDELFAEIVRQMNYSSAPGRNDQCCSSCVIL